From the Nocardiopsis changdeensis genome, one window contains:
- a CDS encoding glutamate--cysteine ligase, with translation MGTAFKSSERATIGVEWELQLVDRRNRHLRQEAQKLLSELPELSSAAVVPPLRHELMQSQVEVVTGICETVEQAKDDLARNVSRMRQVLAPWGTTLTCSGTHPIDDWRDQDFSPGARYRELVEQMQWVARRILTCGVHVHVGVRHQDKAIPIVNALARYLPHFLALSASSPFWAGHDTGLASARSVIFGALPTSGPPPNLPNWSAFEEYLETLLRAGTIASIKEVWWDIRPHPDFGTIEIRMFDGIPTLREVGMAAALSQSLVELFDHQLDRGYRLPSPPSWLVRDNKWRATRYGLDARVITDGRGTTVPIRDDLYELVRELRPVATRLGCAEDLDLISEILDKGASYERQRAVIAEGGTLDDVVDMLAAELDDGPTRAGVGAGDGAGAR, from the coding sequence ATGGGAACCGCATTCAAGTCGTCCGAACGCGCGACGATCGGCGTGGAGTGGGAACTCCAGCTCGTCGACCGCCGCAACCGGCACCTGCGGCAGGAGGCGCAGAAGCTCCTCTCCGAACTCCCCGAACTCAGTTCCGCGGCGGTGGTCCCCCCACTGCGCCACGAGCTGATGCAGTCCCAGGTGGAGGTCGTCACCGGGATCTGCGAGACGGTCGAGCAGGCCAAGGACGACCTGGCCCGCAACGTCTCCCGCATGCGGCAGGTGCTCGCACCCTGGGGCACCACGCTCACCTGTTCCGGCACCCACCCCATCGACGACTGGCGGGACCAGGACTTCAGCCCCGGCGCCCGGTACCGGGAACTCGTCGAGCAGATGCAGTGGGTCGCCCGGCGCATCCTCACCTGCGGCGTCCACGTGCACGTGGGCGTGCGCCACCAGGACAAGGCCATTCCCATCGTGAACGCGCTCGCGAGGTATCTCCCGCATTTTCTCGCTTTGAGCGCCTCCAGTCCATTCTGGGCGGGTCACGATACCGGTCTGGCCTCCGCCCGCTCCGTGATCTTCGGCGCGCTGCCCACTTCCGGTCCGCCGCCGAACCTCCCGAACTGGTCGGCTTTCGAGGAATACCTCGAAACGCTTCTCAGGGCGGGTACCATCGCATCCATCAAAGAAGTGTGGTGGGACATTCGTCCGCACCCGGATTTCGGGACCATCGAGATCCGGATGTTCGACGGGATCCCCACCCTGCGCGAGGTGGGAATGGCCGCCGCGCTCTCCCAGAGCCTGGTGGAGTTGTTCGATCACCAGCTCGACCGCGGGTATCGGCTGCCCAGCCCGCCGTCCTGGCTGGTGAGGGACAACAAGTGGCGGGCCACCCGCTACGGGCTCGACGCTCGCGTCATCACGGACGGCCGAGGGACCACCGTCCCGATCCGTGACGACCTCTACGAGCTGGTCCGCGAACTGAGGCCGGTCGCGACCCGGCTGGGCTGCGCCGAGGACCTGGACCTGATCTCCGAGATCCTGGACAAGGGCGCCTCCTACGAGCGTCAGCGCGCGGTCATCGCCGAGGGCGGCACCCTCGACGACGTCGTCGACATGCTCGCGGCCGAGCTCGACGACGGACCCACCCGTGCAGGGGTCGGTGCCGGCGACGGCGCCGGCGCTCGGTAA